Sequence from the Saccharopolyspora pogona genome:
GCAGGCCGTCCGGCCCGGCCGAGATCCGGCCGGTCAGGTTCGTGTGGTCGATGCTCAAACCGGGCTCCTCGTTCGGGACAGGTGTGGGCAGGCGCCGAGCACCACGCCGGCGACCTCGGTGGCTCTGCTGCTCGGAAAGTAGTGGCCGCCCTCGGCGAGCTCGCGCAGGCTCAGTCGGCGGGTCAGCCGGGCCCAGGCGGACAGGTGACGCGCGGCCTCACTGGTGTGCGGATCGTCGGCGGCGACGACCAACTCCACCGGGGTGTCGACCCGGTGCGCGAGCGGCGAGCGCAGTGCGCTGCGGAAGAACTCACCGGCGCTGCGCACGTCGTGGCGGTAGGCAGCCCCGACGACGCGGGCCCGCTCCGGTTTGAGGCCGTCGACCTCGATGTAGCCGCTGTCCTCCAGCATCGCCGTCACGAGTTCGCGATCATCCAGCACGGTCACCCGGATGTCCTCGGCCCGCAGCTGGTCCTCGGTGGCGGGCCGGATCGCGCCGAGGAACACGTGGTGCGCCGGTGCGCCCTCGTCCTCCAGCAGCCGGGCCAGTGCCAATGCGGGAGCGGCGCCGGTGCTGTGTCCCCACACCAGCAGGGGCGCGCTCCGGTGATCACGCAGTTCCGTGCACACCGCCTCTGCAATCGCGTCCACCGTGGCCAGTTCGGCCGGTTCGGCTCCGAGATCATGACCCGGCGGCTCGACGCCGAGCACCTGGACGCCGTGTGCCCGCAGCTCCCGTGCCAACCGCTGGAAGTTGACCGAGTTCCCGCCCGCGTGCGGGAAGCAGACCAACCTCGCAACGGGATCGGAGTCCACTTCGGACAGAGAGTGGAGCAGGCGCCGGGCCGGGAGCGAACGGCGTTCGTCGATCACCGCGGCGAGCTCGGAGAGCACCGGGTGCGCCAGCACCTGCCGCAGTGACACCAGCCCGTCCAGTTTGACCAGCAGCCGCACCACCGACAGGGAAGTGCCGCCGAGACGGAAGAAGTCGTCCGCGTGCCCGATCCGCTCCAACGGCACGTGCAGCACTTCGGCCCAGGCGGTGGCCAGCGCCCGTTCGGTGGGCGTGGCCGGAGCGGCGTACGGCCCGTCGGCGTGCCCAAGCGTGGCCGCCAGCAAAGCCAGCACCGCTTTGTCGGTCTTCCCGTTGGCGTTGAGCGGCAGGCGGTCCAGCCGGTGCACGTAGGTGGGCACCAGCTGGCCGGGCAGTTGCGCGGCCAGCCGCGCGCGCACCTCTCCCCCATCGAGCTTCCCGGAGCCGGTGAAAAACGCCACCAGGATGGCTTCCCGGCCCTCGCCGCTGTCCACCACGACCGCCGCCGAGTCGACTCCGTCGATATCGGCCAGCCCGTGCTCGACCTCGCCGATCTCCACCCGCGCGCCCCGGATGCGGATCTGCTCGTCACGGCGGCCGAGGAACTCCAGCCGCCCGCCAGGCAGCCAGCGGCCGAGGTCCCCGGTGCGGTAGAGCCGTTGTCCCGGCCGGTGCGGGTCGGGTCGGAAGGCCCGCGCGGTCTGCGCCTCGTCACCGAGATACCCGCGGCCCACGCAGACCCCGGAGAAGGCGATCTCCCCCGGCGCGCCGAGCGGCAGCAGCGAGAGGTCGTCACCGATCAACGAGACGTCGACGTTGCGCACCGCGCGCCCGAGCGTCACCGGCTCGTCCGGATGCCGCAGCACCGCGTGCGTGGTGTCGTCGGACAACTCGGTGGCGCCGTAGGCGTTGACCAGCGTGATGCTCGGACAGCAGGCGAACCACCGGCGCACCAGATCCGGGCGCAGCACCTCGCCGGTCACCGACATCGCCCGCAGCCGCCCCAGCCCGCCCGGCCGGCTCTCCAGCCGGGCGACCAGCACCTCGAAGTAGGACGGCACGAGCTGCGCGACCCGCACTCCGGAAGCGGCCAGCTCGTCGCGGAAGGCGTCCACGTCCAGCAACACCTCGGAATCCACGATCCGCGAGCTGCCACCGCACAGCAGCGGCGCGAGTAGCTGCCACAGCGAGATGTCGAAGCACTGGGACGCCGTCTGCGCCACCACCTCCCCCGGCGTCAGCTCCATGTCGGCGACCTTGGCCAGCAAGTGATTGAGCAGGCCCGCGTGCTCGCACATCACGCCCTTCGGCGTCCCGGTGGAGCCCGAGGTGAAGTAGACGTACGCAAGCGCGTCCGCCACCACGGCGACCGTGGTGGCGGACGCGCCGGTGCCGAGCAATTCGTCAATGGTGAGCACACAACGCCCGGCACCCACCGTTGCGCCGTCGATGCCCGCTCCGGCCAGCACCATCGAGCAGCCGGCCTGGTCCAGCACCCCGGCGATCCGGCTCGCGGCCGCGCCCGGGTCCACCGGGAGATAGGCGCCACCGGCCCGGAGCACACCGAGCACCGCCGCGGCCCAACCGAGATCCCGCGCCGTGACCACGGCGACGATCTGACCAGTGGCGAGACCGCAGTCCAGCAGGGCGGCAGCCACCTCGGTGGAACGCTCGTCCAGTTCGCGGTAGGTCCAGCTGCGGTCACGATGTGAAACCGCGATGTCGTCGGGACGTCGGCGGGCCTGCTCCGTGAAAAGCTCGGCGAGCATCCGCTCGCCCAGCGGCTCGCGCGGCCCAGCGAGATCCCGAAGCTGATGACGAATCTCCCGCTCGCTCAAGAGATCCTCGACGCGGTGCACCGCGTCGAAGTCGTCGGCAAGCAGGCGCAACGCGCTCAGGTGATAACCGGCCATGCGGGTCACCGCCTCGGCATCGAGCAAGTCGGATCGTGAAGTCACCGACAGCCCGCCGTCGGCGAACCGGACACCGAGCACCCCCTCGTGCACAACACCGCCGGGAGAAAGATCGAGAACGGATTCGGTTTTTGAGTCCGCGCGCACCTCGACGACGCCCGCCGCCAGTTCCCGCCAGCTCCGGCCACCGACCTCCGCACGCACCGGCCGGATAGCCGATTCGGTAATCAACCCGGCAACCGGCGCGGGTTCACCGGTGACGGCGGAGAGCACGGCCAGGTGCGCCGCGAGCAGGAAAGAATCGACAGCCCCGTGCCGCGCGGTCGCGGTCGCGTGGAGCCGGTCCAGCAACGCCGCCGGTATCTCCAAGCGGCAGCTGACCGGCGTGGCCGCGCCCGGCGCCGGCCAGCGCGGGACCACCGTGGCGGCACGCCTTGACGGGCCGGTGCTCACCACACGCGCGACGGTCGCATCGGGCGAATTCATTTACACGCAACTCCCGGGCCACCACACGGCCTGAACTCGTGGCGAAGAAAATCGAAATGACCGAAAAAACCCGCACTTTCCTGGCTTTCCCGGTCAACATTAGGCAACTCGCGGCACGCACCAGACCGGATTTGTTGCTCACGGACACGGCAATTATTGCGGGCAGTTGACATTTGTTGCGCGGCATTTCCCACGCGAGGCGATCAGCTCGTGGCGGGTGATCCGAGCTGCCGCGAAGCGGCGTCCATCTGCCGCCACACCTTGAAGAGGAACGGGCACCCGGCGGCGATCACGCACAGGCCGCAGAGCGCGTACGCCGCGCCGTGCGGACCAATCCCGTCGAGCAGCACCCCGGCGGTCACCGAACCGAGTGGCATCGCCGCGCTGCCCACCGCGTGCAGGGCGCTGAACACCCTGCCGCGCAACGGTTCCGGCACCCGGTCGTACTTGACCGCGGCGATCACCGGGTTCAGCGCGCCGTTGGCCACCATGCTCAGCGAAACCAGCCCCACCAACAGCACCGGCGGGGGGCCGAGCGCCACCACGAGGTACACCGGAGGACCGGAGAGCAGCCCGCAGACGGCGAAGGTGCGCCAGCGGTGCCGTCCCGTGCCACGGAGCGCGTAGAGCGCGGTGCCGAGTACGCTGCCGCCGCTGGCAGCCCCGATGAGCACCCCTACCAACGCGCTGTTGTGCCAGACCAGCACGCCGAACGCCGGGAGCAACACGGAAAGCAACCCGGTGGTCAGCGCGTTGCTGCTGGCGTTGCTCGCGCCCAGCACTACCAGCAGCCGATCCCGCCGCAGGTAACCCAGTGCCTCCCGCAGCTCCTGCAGGTAACCGGCGGCGCTGGGGCCACCGGACACGGGACGCACCCGCACGAACACGCCGACCAGCACCGCCGCCAGCAGCAGCGCAGCGCCGTCGGCCAGCAGCACGGTGGCCGGGCTGAACAACGCGATCAGCAGGCCGCCGAGCAGGGCCCCGAACAGGTCACCTGCCCGTTGCGAAGCCTCCTCCGCGCTGGTGCCGCGGGAAACCCGGGTCCCGGTGACAGCCAGCACCGCGGGCAGCAGCACCTGTTTGGCGCTGCGGGACGGGGCCCGGCCGGCGCCGATCCCCAGCGCCAGCACCACAAGCAGCGGCAGCGACACGCCCACCGTGTTGTGCGCCAACGGAATCAGCACCACCGCACCACAGGCGAACAGGTCCGCGACCAAGCTCGCACGCCGGGCACCGTACCGGTCGACCAGTGTGCCGGTGAGCACCACCGACAGCACCAGTCCGAGCGTCTCGGCAGCGGCCACCAGCCCGGTGCTCACCCCGCTGCCGGTGGTCTGCAGCACGAACCACGGAATGGCGATCAGCGTCATCGTCGATCCCACCGTGGCGATGCCGACCGCCGCGACCAGCGCGACCAATGGCGTCGTGCGCGTCACCGGCCGACCACCCGGAACGGGGTGGATTCCGGCGGAAATGCGGGACAGTCGTATTCCGGGCTGCTATTGTTGCCGCGCCGTCCGACCGAAAAATCCGCGCGACG
This genomic interval carries:
- a CDS encoding non-ribosomal peptide synthetase, with amino-acid sequence MNSPDATVARVVSTGPSRRAATVVPRWPAPGAATPVSCRLEIPAALLDRLHATATARHGAVDSFLLAAHLAVLSAVTGEPAPVAGLITESAIRPVRAEVGGRSWRELAAGVVEVRADSKTESVLDLSPGGVVHEGVLGVRFADGGLSVTSRSDLLDAEAVTRMAGYHLSALRLLADDFDAVHRVEDLLSEREIRHQLRDLAGPREPLGERMLAELFTEQARRRPDDIAVSHRDRSWTYRELDERSTEVAAALLDCGLATGQIVAVVTARDLGWAAAVLGVLRAGGAYLPVDPGAAASRIAGVLDQAGCSMVLAGAGIDGATVGAGRCVLTIDELLGTGASATTVAVVADALAYVYFTSGSTGTPKGVMCEHAGLLNHLLAKVADMELTPGEVVAQTASQCFDISLWQLLAPLLCGGSSRIVDSEVLLDVDAFRDELAASGVRVAQLVPSYFEVLVARLESRPGGLGRLRAMSVTGEVLRPDLVRRWFACCPSITLVNAYGATELSDDTTHAVLRHPDEPVTLGRAVRNVDVSLIGDDLSLLPLGAPGEIAFSGVCVGRGYLGDEAQTARAFRPDPHRPGQRLYRTGDLGRWLPGGRLEFLGRRDEQIRIRGARVEIGEVEHGLADIDGVDSAAVVVDSGEGREAILVAFFTGSGKLDGGEVRARLAAQLPGQLVPTYVHRLDRLPLNANGKTDKAVLALLAATLGHADGPYAAPATPTERALATAWAEVLHVPLERIGHADDFFRLGGTSLSVVRLLVKLDGLVSLRQVLAHPVLSELAAVIDERRSLPARRLLHSLSEVDSDPVARLVCFPHAGGNSVNFQRLARELRAHGVQVLGVEPPGHDLGAEPAELATVDAIAEAVCTELRDHRSAPLLVWGHSTGAAPALALARLLEDEGAPAHHVFLGAIRPATEDQLRAEDIRVTVLDDRELVTAMLEDSGYIEVDGLKPERARVVGAAYRHDVRSAGEFFRSALRSPLAHRVDTPVELVVAADDPHTSEAARHLSAWARLTRRLSLRELAEGGHYFPSSRATEVAGVVLGACPHLSRTRSPV
- a CDS encoding MFS transporter; the encoded protein is MTRTTPLVALVAAVGIATVGSTMTLIAIPWFVLQTTGSGVSTGLVAAAETLGLVLSVVLTGTLVDRYGARRASLVADLFACGAVVLIPLAHNTVGVSLPLLVVLALGIGAGRAPSRSAKQVLLPAVLAVTGTRVSRGTSAEEASQRAGDLFGALLGGLLIALFSPATVLLADGAALLLAAVLVGVFVRVRPVSGGPSAAGYLQELREALGYLRRDRLLVVLGASNASSNALTTGLLSVLLPAFGVLVWHNSALVGVLIGAASGGSVLGTALYALRGTGRHRWRTFAVCGLLSGPPVYLVVALGPPPVLLVGLVSLSMVANGALNPVIAAVKYDRVPEPLRGRVFSALHAVGSAAMPLGSVTAGVLLDGIGPHGAAYALCGLCVIAAGCPFLFKVWRQMDAASRQLGSPATS